The proteins below are encoded in one region of Neosynechococcus sphagnicola sy1:
- a CDS encoding response regulator: MNTSSPAIAKVTTAPAKALQEIVKRQVSGRLTVSDPSDDAILWRVYLGNGQVHFATNLQGQRERLNYFLPRLAPQLDRSQLTEFPSDYQFLCHHWQSGQLSLQQVRQILFTLAQEACVQLLALPQGELSFERTIGLDPILLSLPLQQLVLPVREAIGQWSQLRSAIASPLKRPQILDAAQLAQYLQANTDRIPQLQPLAAVLEQNLCLYEVAAHLKIDVLELAHHLQLLTHIGVIGTNPYRIPEVDNRPVVACIDDSKTVQRNVRLLLEAAGYRVVGLMEPMRALTTLVRDQPSLILMDISMPDIDGYELCRLLRQSTLLKEVPIVMLTGREGLVDRFRARMVGANSYITKPFDSQELLTLVHKFTRCSPLEVS, from the coding sequence ATGAACACAAGTTCTCCCGCGATCGCAAAGGTGACAACCGCCCCTGCTAAAGCCCTACAGGAAATTGTTAAGCGGCAAGTTTCTGGGCGTTTGACGGTTTCCGATCCCAGCGATGATGCCATTCTCTGGCGGGTCTATCTGGGGAATGGGCAGGTGCACTTTGCGACGAATCTGCAGGGGCAGCGGGAGCGGCTCAACTATTTTTTGCCGCGATTGGCACCTCAGCTGGATCGATCGCAACTGACGGAGTTTCCATCGGACTACCAGTTTTTATGTCATCACTGGCAATCGGGACAACTCTCCCTCCAGCAGGTGCGACAAATTCTGTTTACCCTTGCCCAGGAGGCTTGCGTCCAGCTGCTGGCTCTGCCCCAGGGCGAATTAAGTTTTGAGCGAACCATTGGTCTCGATCCAATTTTGTTGTCCTTGCCGCTGCAGCAGCTTGTCTTGCCCGTGCGAGAAGCGATTGGTCAGTGGTCACAATTGCGATCCGCGATCGCCTCCCCCTTAAAGCGTCCCCAGATTCTAGATGCGGCTCAGTTGGCACAGTATCTGCAAGCCAATACAGACAGAATTCCTCAATTACAGCCGCTGGCAGCGGTTTTAGAGCAGAATCTCTGCCTCTACGAAGTTGCTGCCCACCTCAAAATCGATGTCCTGGAATTGGCTCATCATCTACAACTGCTCACCCACATCGGGGTCATCGGCACGAACCCCTACCGGATACCCGAGGTAGATAACCGCCCGGTGGTGGCCTGCATTGATGACAGTAAAACCGTGCAGCGCAACGTCAGATTGCTGCTAGAGGCAGCTGGATACCGGGTCGTTGGATTGATGGAACCCATGCGGGCACTAACGACCCTGGTGCGGGATCAACCCAGCTTAATCTTGATGGATATCTCCATGCCCGACATTGATGGCTATGAGTTATGTCGGCTACTACGGCAGTCAACCCTGTTAAAGGAGGTACCGATTGTCATGCTGACGGGGCGAGAGGGGTTGGTCGATCGCTTCCGAGCACGGATGGTGGGAGCAAACAGCTACATCACCAAACCCTTTGATTCTCAAGAATTACTCACCCTTGTGCATAAGTTCACCCGTTGCTCACCGTTGGAAGTAAGTTAG
- a CDS encoding methyl-accepting chemotaxis protein, producing MTVTKVSNTSLSAELPQDQEPISEAFDQEAQADGDWVAKISLAATLQESGQIQEARCIYKEVMAADPEGSLGAIARKAMESLGLDPDSALRLPRTDPEGEAAAAIIAPQGQTRSQHSRLQWFYDWPIRRKQLLALILSEFISLGLVGAGFLLLIHGLRTQLVSQAKSELAVSQVAYNIKINQMTFGFRGQSENPAIVQAAAKRQTNTNVRNNLVNELWRREIEIATLVDTRGRVVSKGNLNRPGVVFNPEGLVNKSLSAGEQISSTEIISYDQLADESPRFAALQAKAIGSDPAAKPNFLIRYSVTPVRKTNSEVVGALVAGDIVKLPIVAETIAAFEGGYSAIYLRQPDGTFVLSTSQQKIGNKLLSNVPMDDPKLLTQAVNAKDQVVTDRIRVGTQAYTMAARTVLNSAGQPVAILVRGTPETGLNHLLMETLQFNGIVALMAIAADVVLAIFLGRAIVDPVNRLRNSTQQFAMGDRETRAEIFAKDEVGELAIAFNQMADQINQSAEDLETQSRQRQAEADFQRQEKERLQQGVIKLLLEIEGARQGDLTVQAQLDEGEMGSIADAFNATLRSLREIVTQVKTAAHQVHESAFSNEASVEKFSQEASAQSEAVAAALSSVEGMAVSIQTVASSAQEAAQIAREVLVAAQQGDQTMDQTVNSIQNIRSSVAETSKKVKRLAESSQEISKIVSIISGISEKTNLLAFNASIEAARAGEHGQGFRVVADEVRRLAERVTDSAKEIELLVSTIQQETAEVLQTMESSTSQVVTGTQLVTRTKQTLQSLAAISQKIDQLLQSISASTVSQAEASQLVNQTMQEVAAIAQSTSSESQQVAGSLQQLVAVADQLQGSVARFRVEP from the coding sequence ATGACAGTAACCAAAGTTAGCAACACATCGCTAAGTGCAGAGCTACCCCAGGATCAGGAGCCGATCAGCGAGGCCTTTGATCAGGAGGCGCAAGCCGATGGGGATTGGGTCGCCAAGATTAGTTTGGCTGCTACCCTTCAGGAATCTGGACAAATCCAGGAGGCGCGATGCATCTACAAGGAGGTGATGGCCGCAGACCCGGAGGGTTCCCTAGGGGCGATCGCCCGCAAAGCCATGGAATCCTTGGGTCTAGACCCTGATTCCGCCTTAAGACTGCCCAGAACAGACCCAGAGGGCGAGGCAGCCGCCGCAATCATCGCTCCTCAGGGTCAAACCCGCTCTCAACACAGCCGCTTACAGTGGTTTTATGACTGGCCGATCCGGCGCAAACAACTACTCGCGTTGATCCTGTCGGAATTTATTTCCCTCGGACTGGTGGGAGCGGGATTTCTGCTGTTGATTCATGGACTCCGTACCCAGTTGGTGAGTCAGGCCAAATCGGAGTTAGCGGTGAGCCAGGTGGCTTACAACATCAAAATTAACCAGATGACCTTTGGCTTTCGGGGACAGTCGGAAAACCCAGCTATTGTCCAGGCTGCTGCCAAGCGCCAAACCAACACCAATGTTCGCAATAACCTCGTCAACGAATTGTGGCGGCGGGAAATTGAAATCGCCACCCTCGTAGATACCCGAGGGCGAGTTGTGTCTAAAGGCAACCTTAATCGTCCGGGGGTGGTGTTTAATCCCGAGGGGCTGGTCAACAAGTCCCTATCCGCAGGGGAGCAAATCTCATCCACGGAGATTATCTCCTATGACCAACTGGCAGACGAGAGTCCTCGGTTTGCCGCCCTTCAGGCCAAAGCGATTGGCAGTGATCCAGCTGCGAAACCCAATTTCTTAATTCGCTATTCCGTGACCCCAGTGCGGAAGACTAACAGTGAAGTGGTCGGGGCATTGGTGGCTGGAGATATCGTCAAGCTGCCCATTGTGGCCGAAACCATTGCAGCCTTTGAGGGCGGCTACAGTGCGATCTATTTGCGCCAACCCGATGGCACCTTTGTGCTTTCAACCTCCCAGCAAAAGATTGGGAATAAGTTGCTGTCCAACGTGCCGATGGATGATCCCAAGCTGTTGACCCAGGCCGTGAATGCCAAGGATCAAGTGGTCACAGATCGGATCAGGGTGGGGACGCAAGCCTATACCATGGCCGCCAGAACCGTGTTGAACTCCGCTGGTCAGCCCGTGGCGATTCTGGTACGGGGGACACCGGAAACCGGTCTCAACCATCTGTTGATGGAAACCCTGCAATTTAATGGCATCGTTGCCCTGATGGCGATCGCCGCTGATGTGGTGCTGGCAATTTTCCTGGGTCGCGCCATTGTCGATCCGGTGAATCGATTACGCAACTCCACCCAGCAGTTTGCCATGGGCGATCGCGAGACTCGGGCAGAGATCTTTGCCAAGGATGAAGTCGGTGAACTGGCGATCGCCTTTAACCAGATGGCCGACCAGATCAACCAGTCTGCCGAAGACCTAGAAACCCAAAGCCGCCAACGGCAAGCGGAAGCAGATTTCCAGCGCCAGGAAAAAGAACGCCTGCAGCAAGGGGTGATCAAGCTGCTCTTAGAAATCGAAGGAGCCCGCCAGGGGGATCTGACGGTGCAGGCCCAGCTGGATGAAGGGGAAATGGGTTCCATTGCCGATGCCTTTAATGCCACCCTGCGGAGTTTGCGTGAGATTGTTACCCAGGTGAAAACCGCCGCCCATCAGGTGCATGAATCCGCCTTTAGTAATGAAGCCTCCGTAGAGAAATTCTCCCAGGAAGCCTCCGCCCAGTCGGAGGCCGTTGCCGCCGCCTTGAGTTCGGTAGAAGGCATGGCGGTATCCATTCAAACCGTTGCCAGCTCTGCCCAAGAGGCGGCTCAGATTGCCCGAGAAGTCCTGGTGGCTGCCCAACAGGGGGATCAAACCATGGATCAGACGGTTAACAGCATTCAAAATATCCGATCCAGCGTCGCTGAAACCTCGAAGAAGGTGAAACGATTGGCAGAATCCTCCCAGGAAATCTCGAAGATCGTCAGCATTATTTCCGGGATCTCGGAAAAAACCAACCTCCTGGCCTTTAATGCCTCCATTGAGGCCGCTCGTGCGGGTGAGCACGGACAAGGCTTCCGGGTGGTTGCCGATGAGGTACGGCGACTGGCGGAACGGGTCACCGACTCGGCCAAGGAAATTGAACTCCTGGTGAGCACGATTCAGCAGGAAACCGCCGAAGTGCTGCAAACCATGGAGTCCAGCACCTCCCAGGTGGTAACAGGAACCCAACTGGTGACTCGAACTAAACAAACCCTCCAAAGTCTGGCCGCCATTAGCCAGAAAATTGACCAATTGCTGCAATCAATCTCCGCTAGTACCGTCTCCCAGGCAGAAGCCTCCCAATTGGTAAACCAGACCATGCAAGAAGTGGCGGCGATCGCCCAGAGTACCTCCTCCGAGTCCCAGCAGGTGGCCGGATCACTGCAACAGTTGGTGGCGGTGGCGGAT
- a CDS encoding response regulator transcription factor: protein MKTVLVVEDSRAEQRLIVLLLQQAGFKVSQVDSAEAAWIWLETNGRPDLIVLDVIMPGLSGLDLCRQVRAAAAYEDIPIVFCTSKDQDFDRFWALRHGGECLHH, encoded by the coding sequence ATGAAAACAGTTTTGGTGGTTGAAGATTCCCGTGCTGAACAACGCCTCATTGTTTTGTTGTTGCAACAGGCAGGGTTCAAGGTCTCTCAAGTCGATAGTGCTGAGGCTGCCTGGATCTGGTTGGAAACCAATGGTCGCCCTGACCTAATTGTCTTGGATGTGATCATGCCCGGATTAAGTGGCTTGGATCTGTGTCGGCAAGTCCGAGCAGCTGCTGCCTACGAGGATATCCCCATCGTATTCTGTACCTCCAAGGATCAAGATTTTGATCGCTTTTGGGCATTGCGTCACGGGGGGGAATGCCTACATCACTAA
- a CDS encoding chemotaxis protein CheW, with product MVLPLDRTSEVISLQRGDICPIPGVAASLLGVVNQRGKLLWVLDLSDLLALPAFTTSPGLQDQLTLVVLADTAPTVGQMAVGQSERQLGCVVSALKGILPLEPDQFRGLPQKLSAASKAFLSGMAVIEKSPAAVLNVDAVLAAL from the coding sequence ATGGTTCTACCTTTGGACAGAACCAGTGAAGTCATTTCATTGCAGCGGGGGGATATCTGTCCGATTCCCGGAGTCGCAGCGAGTTTGCTGGGGGTGGTAAATCAGCGGGGAAAGTTGCTCTGGGTGCTGGACTTGAGTGATCTTCTGGCTCTGCCTGCCTTCACCACCTCCCCAGGATTGCAGGATCAACTCACCCTGGTGGTGCTAGCAGACACAGCCCCCACCGTCGGGCAAATGGCAGTCGGGCAGTCAGAACGACAACTGGGCTGTGTGGTATCGGCCCTTAAGGGGATTTTGCCATTGGAACCAGACCAGTTTCGGGGATTACCCCAGAAGCTCTCCGCAGCTTCTAAGGCATTTTTATCCGGGATGGCAGTGATTGAGAAGTCTCCAGCAGCCGTCCTGAATGTGGATGCTGTCCTAGCTGCGCTGTGA